The genomic interval TTTACATGCAGGCGGAGAGATGGTACGCGAAGCTTTAAATTCCAGCAGAAAATTCATTCAAGAACATTTTAATACTAAAAAAGAAGTTATTTTTACGACAAGTGGTTCTCATGCGAATCAAATTGCAATCAGTACTTATTTACAGCAAGCACCAGAAGGACGCGTTATTGTCTCACCATATGAACATCCGTCCATTGCTGCAGCCTTAGAACCATTTCGTAAACAATTTGAAATAGTTGAAATGTCACTAAGTAAAAACGGAGAAATTGACTTGCAAGGATTGAAGTCTTTAATAACAGATGAAACGGTATTGTTAATTGCACAGCATGTTAGTTCAGAAACGGGATATAAATTGCCAGTAAATGAAATTGCAATGATAGGGGAAACACAAAATATACCTATTCATGTGGATGGTGTTCAAGCTGTTCATAAAATATCAGATATTGATATTGAAAAGTTTACGTCTTATACATTTTCTGGTCATAAGTTCAATGGAACAAAGGGAAGCGGTGTTTTGCTTATTGAACATAAATCTGTAAGACCCATCAACATTCATTATTTTCATGAAGAAGGTACTAGAAATGGGACATTAGATGTACCTAGTATTTTAGCGATGACAAAAGCTTTATCTTTGAACCCTCAATATGAACATTTATTAAACTTATATCAGTATGCTTTAAAGCGTGCAAAAAGATTAGGTTTTACAATTTTAGAATATGATTTGCATGCGCCGCATATTTTAGGAATGTTGACGCCTTTATACGAAGGTCAATATGTAATGCAGACACTATCAAGCCGAAATATATGCATTTCTACTGGAACAGCATGTGGTCATGGTTTATTATTAAGTGATGGATTATTAAAAAAAATTGAAACTACAAGTCATGAAGCTGATCAATATGTTAGAGTTTCATTGTCTAAAAATACGACAATAAATGAATTAGAACAATGTTTTGATCAATTAGAGAATATATTAAAAGAGGTGGCCTTGGATGAGCCAAGCTGATGAAAGAAGAGAGGAAATTGTAGAACTGTTAAAGCTGACAAACGAGCCGATTAAAGGCTCGGAATTAAGCAAAAGATTTGGTGTTTCTCGACAAATAATTGTGAAAGATATCTCGCACTTAAAAACAAAAGATTACGCGATAAATTCTACTAGCAAAGGTTACTTTTTAGATATTGAGCCTCAAGGAAAAAAGCATAAACGCTTAATTATGTGTCAGCACGATTTTGAGGAAATGAAAAAAGAACTGGCTATTGTTGTGGATAATGGTGCAATGGTGGATGATGTATCTGTAGAGCATCCGGTATATGGTAATATACGTGCTGAATTAATGATTGAAACACATGAGGATATAAATACATTTATTGAAGAGATGACAAAGTTTAAAGGTACGATGTTGGCAAAATTGACAGATGGTTTTCATCTGCATATGATTTCAGCAGATACTGAAAAAATTTTAGAAAATGCAATTGCAGATTTGGATGAACAAGGATTTATTGCTAATACTGAAGAAATAATAGAGTAATTTGTAAAGCGTCAGCATTGTGTTGGCGCTTTTATTTTATAAATATATTTGAATTGCATTTAAATTCAGAGTATTTAAACTTTTATATTGTAGATAATTTGTTTTGTTTTTGAAATACTTATGAGCTATAATATATATCGAAATACTCGGAATTGAGGTGTTATCGGGAAATGGAATTTATGGAAATTTTTAAAAAGTGGGCACCGGAATATGATGCCACTGTTAACGGGGAAAACGAAGAATATAGAGACGTGTTTATCAACTATTCTGAAATGTTGAATGAACTTGCAAGTACAGCTGAAGGCAGAGTGCTTGAAATAGGTGCTGGTACTGGTAATTTAACATTGATGTTAAAAGATAAAGGCAGAGAGGTATCAGCTATAGATCCATCTGATGATATGAGAGCAATTGCGAATGAAACTAAAAATTTGGACGTACAATATGGTCATTTCTTTGATATACCATTTGATCAACCATTCGATTATATTGTCACTTCGTTTGCGTTCCATCATGTAAAACCAGAAGAAAAATATGATGCGATTAAAACGATGATGAAATCATTAAAAGAAGATGGAAAATTATTAATTTTAGATACCATGTTTGAAAGTGAAAAATACAAGCAAGATTTAATTAAATATTATAACAACCAAGAATTCTTTAACTTAACTGAAGATTTACAAACTGAATACTACACTTACATTGAGGATTTAAAACAAATTGTAGATGATCAAGATTTAAATCTTGATATTGTACAAAAAAATAAATTTGCATGGTTAGCTACTATTTCAAAATAAATAATAGAGCAGCAATAGAAAGGTCGGAATAAAGATATAAATGCTTATTTCGATCTTTTTTTAATTATGAAATAGGGGAGATTAACTTAAAAATATAAGAAATTTAAACGGAAAGTTAAGGATTAAATGATAAAAAAGCGGGAAAAAATAGCCAATTGCTCACTAAAAATAAAAATTTATAGTAATTATATATTTATTACACTTATTTATGTTGGAATGTGGTTGACTCGAGGGATAAAAGTTAATATACTAGTTATTGTCTTGAAAAAAGAGATTACAAATACGAAACAAGATTTAAGTTTTAAAAATAAAATTCATATTTTGTTAAAAAAGATTTGACATTACTTAACAATACATGATATACTAATAAAGTAGTACAAATTACTAATAATATTACCGCGGGATGGAGCAGTTCGGTAGCTCGTCGGGCTCATAACCCGAAGGTCGGTGGTTCAAATCCGCCTCCCGCAATACATAGTTTTACTTTGGTCTCGTAGTGTAGCGGTTAACACGCCTGCCTGTCACGCAGGAGATCGCGGGTTCGATTCCCGTCGAGACCGCCATTTTAAATATAAGGTTCAGTAGCTCAGTTGGTAGAGCAATGGATTGAAGCTCCATGTGTCGGCAGTTCGACTCTGTCCTGAACCATTCTTTTAAACTTTGTCTGGCGGTTGTGGTGAAGTGGTTAACACATCGGATTGTGGTTCCGACATTCGTGGGTTCGATTCCCATCAGCCGCCCCATAATCGTTAATGCGGGTGTAGTTTAATGGCAAAACCTCAGCCTTCCAAGCTGATGTTGTGGGTTCGATTCCCATCACCCGCTCCATTTTAATTAATCCACAGTAGCTCAGTGGTAGAGCTATCGGCTGTTAACCGATCGGTCGTAGGTTCGAGTCCTACCTGTGGAGCCACGGCTCCTTGGTCAAGCGGTTAAGACACCGCCCTTTCACGGCGGTAACACGGGTTCGAGTCCCGTAGGAGTCATTCAATCAGAAACGAAGTATCGTTTCTGATTTTTTATTTAATTACATATAATTTTAATTAATGGAAGGTTGTCCGAGCTGGCCGAAGGAGCACGCCTGGAAAGTGTGTAGGCGCCACAAGCGTCTCGAGGGTTCGAATCCCTCACCTTCCGCTATTTTGAGCACTGTTGTTTTCACTATTTTCGGTGAATACAATGGTGCTTTTTTGTCATATCTAAAAAACTGCTCGCTTTCATCAGCAGTTTTACTTGGATACTAATAAGCGTTCATTAACTAATACGATTGACTAGCAGCTTCAATTAATTTAGTTGTGTGTCTAAAATATTTTTCTGAAACTTCCATATTATGTTTAAAGACATCGGATTGTTCGATTAATTCATTTTTAGAATATTGCTTTTTATGCTCGATAACATTTTCAAGGTCTTTGAAAGAGCTATAAAAAATTTCAACGGATTTAAAGTAATTTTCATCCATATCTTTAAATTGCGGAGGAACTTCTTTACCTCTATTTTTTCTATCATCCATTGCTTGCTTTAATTCTTTCAATGCTGGATCTATTTCTGATTTCACTTCTTTAGTATCAGCCTCATCAATACGGTCATCATTTTGCTTCAAATTATTGACCATTTGATGAACCCTAGAATTGGTATCCGTAAGAGGTTGTGCCTCCCTTTGAAAAATTTGACCATACTCATAATCATCATAATATTTACTAGAATCAAATTTTCCGTTTCGTTTTTCGTCTCTGACTTTAGCAGCTTTATCTTTAACTTCTTCTTCAGTACCGATAGGATGGTAACTGTATTTTTTAATTTCCGGTTTCTTATTTTCTTGACTATGTTCTTTTCCTTTTTCTCCGCAACCAGCTAACACAATGAGACTAACTAAAAACAACCATATAAGCTTTTTCATGATTTTTCCTCTATTCTATTTTTATTTGTAATTTAGAGAATAAAACAGGGGTCGTAATAATGTTTTGTAGAACTATCGTGCTATTTATTAATAATCATAAATAATAATGAACTAAATTGCAATTAATATTTTGAAAATTGTGAAAAATAAATATTGAAACGAAATTCAACACCATAAAACATTACGAAATAAGTTGAGATTTACCATGCGATACCAACATGAAATAACCACAGTAGTGTACAAGACTAGCTACCGTGGTTACTTTTTTATTTTTGATTGTTAGATTCTTTTTCTTTAAGTTCTTCTAGTGAAATGGGTTGGTTAATCTCACTGACACTTTTACGGCTGAAATGATACATTTTGACCATAGCTGGTTTAGATAAGGCTAAAAAAGATAAAAATGTAGCAATAAAAGAAAAGTGTGTTACATTCAACACAAATAAGAGTGGAATGAAAATCAATGCAAATAATGCTGAAAAGATTATGATTGGCATTACTTTTAACAGCATCTTTTTTAATCGCCCGTTTATTATTCTAGACAAAAGAAAAAGTGCTAAACCAATTAATAATAAAGGGATAATAATAGTAGTTAAAGTAGCAGTATATGCATTTGCATAACCTTTCCAATCTAAATGAATAAGGTAGTACATCGAAGAATTTTTAGGAACATCCAATTGAAAAAGGTTTGTACCATAATTAACGTATAAAAAACAAATAATGATAAAAACAAGTAGACATGTGATTGTGTATTTAATATAGTAATTAAGACTTTTAGGTGGTTTTGAATGCAATTATGTTCCCTCACTTCAAACAAGTATCTAAACTATTATCTTATAAATTAGATACTAGCGCAATGCATAATATTTTAGCATATAGGACTTTTATACGAGGGTTATCCTTTTGTTAAATGGTATACTAAAGATAATAAATATTAATTTTTCACTAAATAAAAATGGAAATAAGGTGATTTAAATGAGAAGATCTGACCGAAATAATCGTGATTATGATAATCACAGAGATAATCGTCGAGATGATTATTATCGCAATAACCGAGATGACTATAGGGAAGATGAGTATGACAGACCTCCTGAAGATAGTCGAGAAGCAGAGTACCGTCGTCGTTCAGATGAAGATGGGCGTTATTATAACGAACGCGATTATCGCAGAGAACGTATGTTAGAAGAAGAAAATCGTAAAAGCAACAAAGGGAAAAAATGGTTAGCAGCAATTGTAGTTATCTTATTAATTGTTGTTGCCATCTTTATCGTAAAGAACATGATGCAACCGAAAAATGATGACCAAACTGCTAATCAGAATCAACAGTCAGAACAGACACAGCAATCTAATAATCAAAACAAACCGAATGTGACAAATAATTATAAAGAAGTCATCAAAGAAAAAGAAACAGTTATCAAAGAAAAGATTGAAAGTGCTAAAAATAACATCCAAAACGGTCAAAATAGTCAAAACGCGATTGATTCTGCTCAAAATGAAGTCAATCAATTGAAAGATAAAGCAACAAATAATGGTGATAATAACTTAACTGATCAATATCAGAATGCAGTAGATAAATTAAAAGAGGCTAATCAAGCCCAACAAAATGGTGAAAATCAATCTAAAGTAGACGGACTGCTTAATGATATTGATAGTAAATTACAAAATATTAAAGATAAATTGAATCAATTACTCAATTAACATTTTTATCCGAGAGTATTAACTCTCGGATTTATTTTGTTTTAAAGCGAATTACCATCTTAAGTATAAATTCTTTGATAAAATAGAAAATGTAGAGAAACAAGGAGGAAAAAGTGATGGATTTATGGTTAAAAAGAAATGCAGAAAGAGTTCCAGAAAATATTGCACTCGAAGACGGCGACACAAAACTTACATATATGAACGTCTATGAAACCGCGTTGCAATATGCTTATGTGTTGCATCAACTTAATCGAAAACGTATCGCATTTTATATAGATAACCGTCTTGATTCGGCTCTCATTATTTATGGTGCTTGGTTAGCGGGAATTGAGGCAGTAATGATTAATACAAGATTAACGGATAAAGAAATAACTGCACAATTAAAATCCGTAGATACTGATACGATTATCGCAATTCTTCCGTTAAATATAGATGGTTTCAATATTATTTCATGGTCAGAGCTCGAAGCGAAGCGAGGAACTGAAACATATGAAATTCCTATGGATTTAGAACGTATCGCTTCAATTATGTTTACATCAGGCACAACAGGACCACAAAAAGCAGTGCCGCAAACTTTTAATAATCATCTAGCAAGTGCAATCGGATGTAAAGAAAGTTTAGGTTTCGATCAAAATACCAAATGGTTATCTGTATTGCCCATATATCATATCTCAGGTTTGAGCGTCTTATTGCGAAGTATGA from Staphylococcus condimenti carries:
- a CDS encoding cysteine desulfurase family protein; this translates as MIYLDNASTTQPSKEVLDIYQEAQQALFYNSESLHAGGEMVREALNSSRKFIQEHFNTKKEVIFTTSGSHANQIAISTYLQQAPEGRVIVSPYEHPSIAAALEPFRKQFEIVEMSLSKNGEIDLQGLKSLITDETVLLIAQHVSSETGYKLPVNEIAMIGETQNIPIHVDGVQAVHKISDIDIEKFTSYTFSGHKFNGTKGSGVLLIEHKSVRPINIHYFHEEGTRNGTLDVPSILAMTKALSLNPQYEHLLNLYQYALKRAKRLGFTILEYDLHAPHILGMLTPLYEGQYVMQTLSSRNICISTGTACGHGLLLSDGLLKKIETTSHEADQYVRVSLSKNTTINELEQCFDQLENILKEVALDEPS
- a CDS encoding class I SAM-dependent methyltransferase codes for the protein MEFMEIFKKWAPEYDATVNGENEEYRDVFINYSEMLNELASTAEGRVLEIGAGTGNLTLMLKDKGREVSAIDPSDDMRAIANETKNLDVQYGHFFDIPFDQPFDYIVTSFAFHHVKPEEKYDAIKTMMKSLKEDGKLLILDTMFESEKYKQDLIKYYNNQEFFNLTEDLQTEYYTYIEDLKQIVDDQDLNLDIVQKNKFAWLATISK
- a CDS encoding transcription repressor NadR — its product is MSQADERREEIVELLKLTNEPIKGSELSKRFGVSRQIIVKDISHLKTKDYAINSTSKGYFLDIEPQGKKHKRLIMCQHDFEEMKKELAIVVDNGAMVDDVSVEHPVYGNIRAELMIETHEDINTFIEEMTKFKGTMLAKLTDGFHLHMISADTEKILENAIADLDEQGFIANTEEIIE